In Mustela lutreola isolate mMusLut2 chromosome 1, mMusLut2.pri, whole genome shotgun sequence, one genomic interval encodes:
- the ARHGAP32 gene encoding rho GTPase-activating protein 32 isoform X3: MKSRPTKQKLKQRGILKERVFGCDLGEHLLNSGFEVPQVLQSCTAFIERYGIVDGIYRLSGVASNIQRLRHEFDSEHVPDLTKEPYVQDIHSVGSLCKLYFRELPNPLLTYQLYEKFSDAVSAATDEERLIKIHDVIQQLPPPHYRTLEFLMRHLSLLADYCSITNMHAKNLAIVWAPNLLRSKQIESACFSGTAAFMEVRIQSVVVEFILNHVDVLFSGKISAVIQDGAASLSRPKSLLVSSPSTKLLTLEEAQARTQAQVNSPIVTENKYIEVGEGPAALQGKFHTIIEFPLERRRPQNKMKKSPVGSWRSFFNLGKSSSVSKRKLQRNESEPSEMKAMALKGGRAEGTLRSAKSEESLTSLHAVDGDSKLFRPRRPRSSSDALSASFNGEMLGNRCNSYDNLPHDNESEDEVGPLHIPALMSPHAAEDVDLSPPDIGVASLDFDPMSFQCSPPKLESECLESGASFLDSLGYSQEKISSNKKDTEAGGSQSQTPGSTASSEAVSPLQEKLSPFFTLDLSPTEEKSSKPSSFTEKVVYAFSPKIGRKLSKSPSINISEPISVTLPARVSEVIGTVSNTAAPSASSPTWSKSVEDSEAINRSPTQVVKMKTSERDAQGACECEVQPLEQGAAAEVESPGKEEQVVASSQSKAVPSGQTQTGAVTHDPPQDSVPVSSVSLIPPPPPPKNVARLLALALAESAQQASTQSLRRPGTSQAVYTNYGDIAVVAAEEKLPSSYSSVTLDKAYFQTDRPAEEFHVQNNVSGNCDQPIPDLAATGNLTYASATESGEQLHQADFPGNHPHRTYLPGDPDKARITSVPLTDSKSDDPLSFPEDQSGKTNMPTVSFMEQDQCQLHFYSGDQPPSYLGAGVDKPHHHPSELADKSPTPSNLPRDKSYPPSGSPEENPSTAAMAYMTAAPATAEMSTREASWDVAEQATAADFATATLQRPPRTNRPLPPPPSQRSGEQLPVVGQVQTAASVGLNNSHKVQVIPAPERPPDPRVTDDPAPILVGDGGAAAQCPVSAPALQPSLPEKVREGARAPPLHLRADSVPVYSSCGFPMPVPPTRTMESKIAAALHSSGADAPSSSGYHPFATASPASMDDGLPLPIPIPQPKHASQKTTYSTFARPDVTPEPFGPENCVHFSMNPNCQYRPQSVPPHHNKLEQHQVYGARSEPPASIGPRYNTYVAPGRNASGHHSKPCSRVEYVSSLGPTIRSSCYPEDIPPYPTIRRVQSLHAPPSSMIRSVPISRTEVPPDDEPAYCPRPLYQYKPYQSSQARSDYHVTQLQPYFENGRVHYRYSPYSSSSSSYYSPEGALCDVDAYSTVQLRPLHRLPNRDFAFYNPRLQGKHLHTYAGLLPRPRANVTGYFSGNDHSVVNMPPAADVKHTYTSWDLEDMEKYRMQSIRRESRARQKVKGPVMSQYDNMTPAMQDDLGGIYVIHLRSKSDPGKTGLLSVAEGKEGRHPTKVVSPEGEDRFYRKHPEPEFDRAHHHGGYGNGPPEKPTLPQKQSSLRNRKLHDMGCSLPEHRAHQEASHRQLCESKNGPPYPQGAGQLDYGPKGIPDTSEPVSYHNSGGKYITSEQESLRLNHKEVRLSKELERPRARQPPAPEKHSRDCYKEEEHLPPSVVPPPKPERSHSLKLHHTQNVERDPGVLYQYQTHGKRQSSVTVVSQYDNLEGYHSPPQHQRGGFGGGAVGTYVPSGFPHLQNRTYATALGQGAFLPTELSLQHPETQIHAE; the protein is encoded by the exons ATGAAGTCTCGTCCAACAAAACAGAAGCTGAAGCAGCGGGGGATTTTGAAAGAGAGGGTGTTTGGTTGTGACCTGGGGGAGCACCTTCTGAATTCAGGTtttgaag tGCCCCAGGTTCTTCAGAGCTGCACAGCATTCATCGAGAGATATGGCATTGTGGATGGAATATATCGTCTCTCTGGCGTTGCCTCTAATATCCAGAGACTACG CCATGAATTTGACTCTGAACATGTCCCCGACCTGACAAAAGAACCGTATGTTCAGGACATCCATTCTGTGGGCTCCCTCTGTAAGCTGTATTTTCGAGAGCTTCCAAACCCTCTGCTCACCTACCAGCTGTATGAGAAATTTTCT GATGCTGTTTCAGCAGCAACAGATGAAGAAAGACTGATAAAAATTCATGACGTCATCCAGCAGCTCCCTCCTCCACACTACAG AACGCTGGAGTTCCTGATGAGACACTTGTCTCTTCTAGCTGATTATTGTTCCATCACAAATATGCATGCAAAAAACCTAGCAATTGTTTGGGCTCCAAACCTGCTAAG ATCAAAACAGATAGAATCTGCCTGCTTCAGTGGAACAGCAGCTTTCATGGAAGTGAGAATTCAGTCTGTAGTGGTTGAATTCATCCTGAATCATGTAGACGTCCTCTTCAGTGGGAAAATCAGTGCCGTCATTCAGGACGGGGCAG CTTCTCTTTCAAGACCCAAGTCATTGCTGGTTTCCTCTCCGTCCACCAAGCTGCTAACATTGGAGGAAGCCCAGGCACGAACACAAGCTCAGGTCAACTCTCCAATTgtgactgaaaataaatatatcgAAGTCGGAGAAGGACCTGCTGCACTTCAGGGGAAGTTTCATACCATAATTGAGTTCCCACTTGAAAG gAGGAGgcctcaaaataaaatgaaaaaatctcCCGTGGGCAGCTGGCGTTCCTTTTTCAACTTGGGGAAATCATCGTCTGTTTCTAAGCGGAAGCTGCAGCGGAACGAGAGTGAGCCTTCCGAGATGAAGGCCATGGCTCTGAAAG GTGGCAGGGCAGAAGGAACACTCCGTTCAGCTAAAAGTGAAGAATCCCTTACTTCTCTCCATGCAGTCGATG GTGATTCCAAGCTGTTCCGACCCAGAAGACCCAGGTCTAGCAGTGATGCACTGAGTGCCTCTTTTAACGGAGAAATGCTGGGGAACCGCTGTAATTCCTATGATAACCTGCCCCATGACAATGAGAGCGAGGACGAGGTAGGGCCGCTGCACATTCCCGCTCTGATGTCTCCTCATGCGGCTGAGGATGTTGACTTGAGCCCACCGGACATTGGCGTGGCCAGCCTGGATTTCGACCCAATGTCATTTCAGTGCAGCCCCCCTAAGCTCGAATCAGAATGTCTGGAGAGCGGGGCTTCCTTTCTAGATTCATTAGGATACTCCCAGGAGAAAATAAGCTCCAACAAAAAGGATACGGAAGCAGGCGGTAGCCAGTCTCAGACACCAGGAAGCACTGCAAGTTCTGAAGCCGTCTCTCCTCTTCAGGAGAAACTGAGTCCATTCTTTACCCTGGACTTGAGCCCAACGGAAGAGAAATCATCCAAGCCATCCTCATTCACCGAAAAGGTCGTCTACGCTTTTTCTCCAAAGATTGGACGAAAATTAAGCAAATCACCTTCTATAAACATATCTGAGCCAATTTCAGTGACTCTTCCCGCCCGGGTATCAGAAGTCATCGGGACCGTGTCAAATACGGCAGCTCCAAGTGCATCTTCTCCAACCTGGAGCAAAAGTGTGGAAGACAGTGAGGCCATAAATAGATCCCCCACCCAGGTAGTAAAGATGAAAACCAGTGAGAGAGACGCCCAAGGAGCATGTGAATGTGAAGTCCAGCCCCTAGAGCAGGGGGCTGCTGCAGAAGTAGAGTCGCCAGGGAAAGAGGAGCAGGTCGTCGCGAGCAGTCAGAGTAAGGCTGTACCTTCTGGACAGACTCAGACAG GAGCAGTTACCCATGACCCCCCTCAGGATTCCGTTCCTGTCAGTTCAGTCTCTCTTATCCCACCACCACCGCCTCCGAAAAACGTTGCCCGCCTGTTGGCGCTAGCGTTAGCTGAGTCTGCGCAGCAAGCCTCAACCCAGTCACTGAGGAGACCAGGGACTTCCCAGGCTGTTTACACAAATTACGGAGACATAGCAGTGGttgcagcagaagagaaactgCCTAGTTCCTACTCTAGCGTTACTCTAGATAAAGCCTATTTCCAAACTGATAGGCCAGCAGAGGAGTTCCACGTCCAGAACAATGTATCTGGGAACTGTGACCAGCCTATTCCAGATCTGGCCGCCACTGGGAATCTTACCTATGCCAGTGCAACGGAATCTGGGGAGCAGCTCCACCAGGCCGACTTCCCAGGGAATCATCCACATCGAACCTATTTACCTGGGGACCCAGACAAGGCCAGAATCACTTCAGTTCCCTTAACAGACTCTAAGTCGGATGATCCCCTGAGTTTCCCTGAAGATCAGTCTGGGAAGACCAATATGCCAACCGTCTCTTTTATGGAACAGGACCAGTGTCAGCTTCATTTCTACAGTGGAGATCAGCCTCCTTCGTATCTTGGTGCAGGTGTGGATAAACCCCATCATCACCCTTCAGAACTTGCAGACAAATCGCCCACACCTTCTAATTTGCCTCGGGACAAAAGCTACCCTCCTTCTGGGTCCCCTGAAGAGAATCCCAGCACGGCCGCCATGGCTTACATGACCGCTGCTCCAGCAACAGCCGAGATGAGCACCAGGGAAGCCAGCTGGGATGTGGCTGAACAAGCCACTGCAGCTGATTTCGCCACTGCCACCCTTCAGCGCCCTCCAAGGACTAATCGTCCCCTCCCACCGCCTCCTTCCCAGAGATCAGGCGAGCAGCTGCCGGTCGTGGGGCAGGTACAAACAGCCGCCAGTGTGGGACTGAATAATTCCCACAAG GTTCAAGTGATTCCAGCTCCAGAGAGACCCCCTGACCCCAGAGTCACGGACGATCCTGCACCCATCCTTGTCGGTGATGGCGGCGCAGCTGCTCAGTGTCCCGTTTCTGCCCCTGCTCTCCAACCGAGCCTTCCCGAAAAGGTGCGGGAGGGTGCCAGGGCCCCACCATTGCACCTGCGCGCCGACTCTGTCCCCGTGTACTCCTCCTGTGGCTTTCCCATGCCAGTTCCTCCCACCAGGACGATGGAGAGTAAGATCGCCGCTGCCCTCCACTCCAGTGGCGCAGATGCTCCCAGCAGTTCCGGTTACCATCCCTTCGCCACCGCGTCCCCAGCTTCTATGGATGACGGTCTGCCTTTACCAATTCCCATCCCACAACCTAAGCATGCTTCACAGAAAACAACTTACTCCACCTTTGCCAGGCCTGATGTCACCCCTGAACCCTTTGGGCCAGAAAACTGTGTGCATTTCAGTATGAATCCCAACTGCCAGTACCGTCCCCAGAGCGTACCTCCACATCATAATAAATTGGAGCAACACCAAGTGTACGGTGCCAGATCAGAGCCACCAGCCTCCATAGGACCTCGTTATAACACATACGTGGCCCCGGGAAGAAATGCATCTGGACACCACTCCAAACCATGCAGCCGAGTGGAGTATGTATCTTCTTTAGGCCCCACAATTAGGAGTAGTTGCTACCCTGAAGATATTCCCCCGTACCCTACCATCCGGAGGGTACAGTCTCTCCATGCCCCTCCATCTTCCATGATTCGCTCTGTTCCCATTTCACGGACAGAAGTCCCCCCAGATGACGAACCAGCCTACTGCCCAAGACCCCTGTACCAGTATAAGCCATATCAGTCCTCGCAGGCCCGCTCAGATTATCATGTCACTCAGCTTCAGCCTTACTTCGAGAATGGTCGGGTCCACTACCGGTATAGCCCCTACTCCAGTTCTTCTAGTTCCTATTACAGTCCAGAAGGAGCCCTGTGTGACGTGGATGCTTACAGCACGGTACAGTTGAGGCCCCTCCACCGTCTACCCAATCGCGATTTTGCCTTCTACAATCCTAGGTTGCAAGGAAAGCACTTGCACACTTACGCTGGTTTGCTCCCACGTCCCCGGGCCAACGTGACTGGCTATTTCTCTGGTAATGACCACAGCGTAGTCAACATGCCCCCAGCTGCTGATGTAAAGCACACATACACCTCGTGGGATCTTGAGGACATGGAAAAATACCGCATGCAATCCATCCGGAGAGAGAGCCGTGCTCGGCAGAAGGTGAAGGGGCCTGTTATGTCCCAGTATGATAACATGACCCCAGCCATGCAAGATGACTTGGGTGGGATCTATGTCATCCACCTCCGTAGTAAATCAgatcctgggaaaactggacttCTCTcggtggcagagggaaaggaggggcGACATCCAACCAAGGTCGTCAGTCCTGAGGGAGAGGACCGCTTCTATAGAAAGCATCCAGAGCCAGAGTTCGATAGAGCCCACCACCATGGAGGATACGGCAATGGACCGCCAGAGAAACCCACTCTCCCTCAGAAGCAAAGTAGCCTCAGGAACAGGAAGCTTCACGACATGGGTTGTAGTCTCCCTGAGCACAGGGCCCATCAGGAAGCAAGCCATAGGCAGTTATGTGAATCAAAAAATGGGCCGCCATACCCACAAGGAGCTGGCCAGTTAGATTATGGGCCCAAAGGGATTCCAGACACTTCTGAGCCAGTCAGCTACCATAACTCTGGAGGGAAATATATTACATCGGAGCAGGAGTCTCTCAGACTGAACCACAAAGAGGTGAGGCTCTCCAAAGAGCTCGAGAGGCCTCGGGCTAGGCAGCCTCCTGCCCCAGAGAAACACTCCAGAGACTGCTACAAGGAGGAGGAGCACCTCCCCCCGTCAGTAGTCCCACCCCCGAAACCGGAGAGGAGTCATAGCCTGAAACTCCATCATACTCAGAACGTGGAGAGGGACCCCGGTGTGCTGTACCAATACCAAACACATGGCAAGCGCCAGAGCAGTGTGACTGTTGTGTCCCAGTATGATAACCTGGAGGGCtaccactccccaccccagcaccagCGAGGAGGCTTTGGAGGAGGAGCTGTGGGAACCTATGTGCCCTCCGGCTTTCCCCACCTGCAAAACAGGACATATGCTACAGCTTTGGGCCAGGGGGCCTTCCTGCCCACAGAGTTGTCTTTGCAGCACCCTGAAACACAGATTCATGCAGAATGA